The DNA sequence ccggcgtgggtcgcgaaggtcagccggcgtgggtcccgaaggttggatgattggtaaaaatgggtccccggaaaaaaagtttgaaaaacactgccctggaGTCGCTGAGGCCccaccccccttttcaggcctctccattccccccttcaGGTCCTCTTTCAGGGCACCCCTTCACACCTCCCAACCTTTACTAGGTCCTTTCAAATCCACCCGTCAGCCTTCCCAGCCCTCCTAATCCACCCTTTTATTGGCATGGCCCCACTTCCGTcccgacccttggcagtgtcaccctggcagcgtgacctgggcaccctggcactgccacggtggcagttccaaggtgccaccTTGACCTGCCCCTGACCACCCCAGGGGACTCCAGGCCATTACACTTGGTCCACGGTTGTGTAGATCAGTACTAAATGCAGCCCAGTCGAGGCCGCGCTGTTAAGACCGTAAGGTCCCGGATGCCGGGAGAATCCGGctcctgcatatttaaatgagctcagTGCCGGCGAGATTCAGATCGCTACATTTCGCGAGGTTGGGTTGACTCTGACGCGACGTTTTGAGTGTCGCAAATCTcgagagattcaatggcctcgtcgcgACACCAAGTTGGCACGATGAGGCCACTGAATTGTGCCCCAGAATATTAGCAACTTGAGATAATTACGAACTTGCATGAGCATGGATTTAAAATTTACTTGCTGTTCACAAAGCTGCATGATACAGATCCAAAGGGTGCCACTATAAAATGGCTTACGGTAAGTTTTATTTTGATCATTTGCATAGCATACTCCTCTGAAATTGAAACTGATGAGTCTCATTTGTTACATCCATTCAGAAGAATTATGCATGGCTGAATATAAAAACCCAGGCCTCGATACTAGCTcactgtgggatgggggtggggccgtgaTAGGATTGCTCACTGAAGCCCAAAGTGAATTTAGCTCCTGCGGCTcctacagcagcacggtagcatagtcgtcagcactgtggcttcacagcaccagggtcccaggtttgattccctgctggaacactgtcaatgcggagtctgcacattctccctgtgtctgtgtgggtttcctccgggtgctctggtttcctaccacagtccaaagacatgcaggttaggtggattggccatcgtaaattgccctgagtgtccaaaaaggttaggatgggttattgggttagggtggaagtaagggcttaagtgggtcggtgcagactcaatgggctgaatggcctgcttctgcactgtatgttctatgtctcatGCACACACAGATTCTGGGTTGACCCCAGAAGCAACCTTTCTGATCAGCGGGAATTGTCCAGATGTAATTGGCTGGTGGGCACAGAAGGGGAAATGATGCCAAGCAAATGTAATTTGCTCAGAGTGCTCCAAGAGAGGAATCCCCATCAGGGATGATGGGTTAGAGGTAAAGAGGACCCCATTGTGAGGGGGCATACTTCTTTGCTGCCAGCAATTTAAATTTGGAGTTCGCTGACAGGAAAACAGGATAAAGTTTCCTCGCTGGCTCCTTTCTCCAAACTGGAAATCCCATTGTTTCAAATAGAACGGCACATCTCTGGATAACATTTGCAATGGAACCAAAATAAGCAAGATATTTTTTAATGAAAGGTCATGGTCCCaaagtgttaactctgtttctctctttacaGTGCCAGACCAGCtgaatattcccagcattttctgtatttattcAAGATGAGAACTCCAGTTTGGGCGCTATTCATCCATGCGAACTTGTATTTCCCAGTCTGCAAGAAAATTACAACCTTCTATTGTCGCATTCATTTGTGAAGTTGGTAAAAATGATTTGTTTGTTTGTTGCCCTTCCCCAATTGATGATTGGGAATTGAACAGCTGGCCTTTATAGTGAGGTTCCCATTCGTGTTTCACATGTAGCAGTCCAGTGAATGTCTCATCTTCCAACAATGGACTAGTCTTTGTCAGTTGTCCATCCTGGAGGTCAGTTTGTAAACCGTCTGTTAAGGATACTTTTATTGGTTGATCATCTGTTCTGTCAGATTGCAAACATGACCAATCTCCTTTGTCCTTTAACAATGATGAAAATGATTGGCTGCCAATTTGTCGTCCACATTGGAAGAGTGACAGATTGAtttgctgtttgtttttcaatgAAAACAACAATGGTGCTTCTTTTGGCTGCTTCTCTTTCCATTTACTTTGGTAAGTTTGTTGGTGGTCATCAAGCAATGACAGAAATTGTGGCAAAATAATTGGCTTTTCCTCCTTTGGTTTTAATTTCTGTACCTCCAGTTCTCGACCATTTTGCAAAATGAGGTCCTCATTATTATAAAGGTGATCTTCACTCATTGTATTTAAATGCACTTTCTGCAAACTGGATAATCTTGCATCTGTATTTAATTTGGTTGAATTCTGAGATGTCGGATGTAGAATTGAAGCATAATtttgagtcactgcctgtgaagTATTTTGACTTGAATATGTGTTGTTTGACAGAGTGTTGGTGGCCTGGGAACAATATGGTGAAGAACATTCATTCTCAGTTGGCCCAGAGGAAGAATTACTTTGAATTTTATCACCTTGAAGCTTTGCCTGTAGTATTTGGGTGTGACTTTGCCGTACATAAGAATTTAGTGGTGTTGTCAAGGCGAGTTCCTTTGTTTTCAGAATTATTTCCTTTTCAATCGATAGATCTATATTGTCCATATGAATAACTTTCTCAAATTGAAAAATATTCTTCCTGTAACTGGTGGCCAGCTGCAGTGTTGGTGAAGATTCTTTCAACAAAGCTTGTTTGTGCAAAAGTATTTGGTCCAAATTCTGTAATTAAGACAGGAATACAATATAAATGTTAAATTTATGAATTGGATATCTCCTGATAGTTTAGGGGAATAAACAGTTCCGTAAGCAAATACTTTTAATCATTTTACTGAAAGTGTTCCCATACAAAGTTACACGTTGCAGAGAACAATGTTTCCTCCTGGTTCTGTATTTTTCTCTGCTGGAGAGCTGCCAGAATACTTGGAGCAGCTCAGCTGCTACATAAGAGACTCTCAGTTCAACAACATTCTCTAAATTGTCCATTGTCTAAATTCTGACCTTGAAGCAACAATAAAATTGATACCATGTAAGTAATTCTTTAAAACACAGCTTGCTGATTGAATGGGGAAGAATATTTTGTGGTTTTATTCCTCAAAACAGCTTACACGAAAAGCAAAACTCTTTAAGATCACCAACATACTAATAATTGGCATTTCAGATACTCACCAGCTGCCGGATTGTTAAAAGTGCTATTGAGTGTTTCATGTGGCTTTCGGAATTTACCATCTACTGCTCGGTGAATGAAATTAATTCAAACATTGGatcgttcccgtaccagcctccctgaacaggcgccggaatgtggcgactaggggcttttcacagtaacttcattgaagcctacttgtgacaataagcgattattattattattattattattagctggggTGCGCATACCTGTATCAAATAAACTCATTTCTTGGGGCTggggcaaaattgccccttagtgtccagggatctttAGGTTAGGTTAAGGGAATATTGGGATAGGTGGGGAAGTGGGTTTGGgtgcagtgctctttcagagagttggtgcagactcgatgggctgaatggcctctttctgcgttgtagggattctatgattgttatCATGACTAAATCCCTATAGGagtctcctacatcagactcctattaattgactatagctccgccttcaacaccagaatcccagccaagctcatatcaaagctccaaaacctaggacttggctccccaatgtgcaactggatcctcgattttctgaccaacagaccacaatcagtaagaatgatcaacaacacctcctccacaatagtcctcaataccgcaaggctgcgtacttagcctcctattctactccctgtacacacacgattagaacatagaacatagaaaaatacagcacagaacaggcccttcggcccacgatgttgtgccgaacctttgtcctagattaatcatggattatcattgaatttacagtgcagatggaggccactcggcccattgagtctgcaccggcccttggaaagagcaccccacccaaagtcaacacctccacccaacactaagggcaattttggacactaagggcaatttatcatggccaatccacctaacctgcacatctctggactgtgggaggaaaccggagcacccggaggaaacccacgcagacacggggaggacgtgcagactccgcccagacagtgacccaagccggaatcgaacctgggaccctggagctgtgaagcaattgtgctatccacaatgctaccgtgctacccttaagaacaaataaatctacactatatcattttaccgtaatccatgtacctatccaatagctgcttgaaggtccctaatgtttccgactgaactacttccacaggcagtgcattccatgcccccactactctctgggtaaagaacctacctctgacaacccccctatatcttccaccattcaccttaaatttatgtccccttgtaatggtttgttccacccggggaaaaagtctctgactatctactctatctattcccctgatcatcttataaacctctatcaagtcgcccctcatccttctccgttctaatgggaaaaggcctagcaccctcaacctttcctcgtaagacctactcttcattccaggcaacatcctggtaaatctcctttgcaccttttccaaagcttccacatccttcctaaaatgaggcgaccagaactgtacacagtactccaaatgtggccttaccaaagttttgtacagctgcatcatcacctcacggctcttaaattcaacccctctgttaatgaacgctagcacaccataggccttcttcacagctctatccacttgagtggcaactttcaaagatgtatgaacatggaccccaagatctctctgctcctccacattgccaagaactctaccgttaaacctgtattccgcattcatatttgtccttccaaaatggacaacctcacacttttcagggttaaactccatctgccacttctcagcccagctctgcatcctatctatgtctctttgcagccggcaacagccctcctcactatccacaactccaccaatcttcgtatcgtctgcaaatttattactgacccacccttcaactccctcatccaagtcattaatgaaaatcacaaacagcagaggacccagaactgatccctgcggtactccactggtaactgggatccaggctgaatatttgccatccaccaccactctctgacttctatcggttagccagttcgttatccaactggccaaatttcccactatcccatgcctccttactttctgcagaagcctaccatggggaaccttatcaaatgccttactaaaatccatgtacactacatccactgctttaccttcatccacatgcttggtcacctcctcaaagaattcaataagacttgtaaggcaagacctacccctcacaaatccgtgctgactatccctaatcaagcagtgtctttccagatgctcagaaatcctatccttcagtaccctttccatgactttgcctaccaccgaagtaagactaactggcctgtaattcccagggttatccctattcccttttttgaacaggtgcacgacattcaccactctccaatcccctggtaccacccctgttgacagtgaggatgaaaagatcattgccaacggctctgcaatttcatctcttgcttcccatagaatccttggatatatcccgtcaggcccccgggggacttgtctatccttaagtttttcaaaatgcccaacacatcttccttcctaacaagtatttcctcgagcttaccagtctgtttcacactgtcctctccaacaatatggcccctctcatttgtaaatacagaagaaaagtactcgttcaagacctctcctatcttcagactcaatacacaatctcccgctactgtccttgatcggacctaccctcgctctagtcattctcatatttctcacatatgtgtaaaaggccttgggttttccttgatcctacccgccaaagattgttcatgccctctcttagctctcctaatccatttcttcagttccctcctggctatcttgtatccctccaatgccctgtctgaaccttgtttcctcagccttacataggtctcctttttcctcttaacaagacattcaacctctcttgtcaaccatggttccctcactcgaccatctcttccctgcctgacagggacatacatatcaaggacacgtagtacctgttccttgaacaagttccacatttcacttgtgaccttccctgacagcctatgttcccaacttatgcacttcaattcttgtctgacaacatcgtatttacccttcccccaattgtaaaccttgccctgttgcacgcacctatccctctccattactaaagtgaaagtcacagaattgtggtcactatctccaaaatgctcccccactaacaaatctatcacttgccctggttcattaccaagtactaaatccaatattgcccctcctctggtcggacaatctacatactgtgttagaaaagcttcctggacacactgcacaaacaccaccccatccaaactatttggtctcaagagtttccactcaatgtttgggaagttaaagtcacccatgactactaccctgtgacttctgcacctttccaaaatctgtgtcccaatctgttcctccacatctctgctactattggggggcctatagaaaactcctaacaaggtgactgctcctttcctatttctgacttcaacccatactacctcagtaggctgatactcctcgaaatgcctttctgcagctgttatactatctctaattaacaatgccacccccccccccacctc is a window from the Scyliorhinus torazame isolate Kashiwa2021f chromosome 1, sScyTor2.1, whole genome shotgun sequence genome containing:
- the LOC140411396 gene encoding uncharacterized protein isoform X1 — protein: MWLWRIPILTLYFTGSLALIKLPKPTGVRFDSVNFNNTLRWTQNRSQDTVYDVEYLIYGEKVWKIKSECHHITTHYCDLTNEIVQENNWYYARVMAISKTANSTWSLSERFCPLDKTIIRAPNVQHTAGDRSISILINLPQVPLKEGVQRSIKDIFATIKYEVQLNQSPSNKTVFSALNESAYFKIESLEPNTNYCAKVQLSLRKEIFSKQSQPAHFCIQTLQERTLTIVLSMAFVFFGAIITGIFCCWAYSYIKHRRTLPQSLNLDQILLHKQALLKESSPTLQLATSYRKNIFQFEKVIHMDNIDLSIEKEIILKTKELALTTPLNSYVRQSHTQILQAKLQGDKIQSNSSSGPTENECSSPYCSQATNTLSNNTYSSQNTSQAVTQNYASILHPTSQNSTKLNTDARLSSLQKVHLNTMSEDHLYNNEDLILQNGRELEVQKLKPKEEKPIILPQFLSLLDDHQQTYQSKWKEKQPKEAPLLFSLKNKQQINLSLFQCGRQIGSQSFSSLLKDKGDWSCLQSDRTDDQPIKVSLTDGLQTDLQDGQLTKTSPLLEDETFTGLLHVKHEWEPHYKGQLFNSQSSIGEGQQTNKSFLPTSQMNATIEGCNFLADWEIQVRMDE
- the LOC140411396 gene encoding uncharacterized protein isoform X2, whose amino-acid sequence is MAISKTANSTWSLSERFCPLDKTIIRAPNVQHTAGDRSISILINLPQVPLKEGVQRSIKDIFATIKYEVQLNQSPSNKTVFSALNESAYFKIESLEPNTNYCAKVQLSLRKEIFSKQSQPAHFCIQTLQERTLTIVLSMAFVFFGAIITGIFCCWAYSYIKHRRTLPQSLNLDQILLHKQALLKESSPTLQLATSYRKNIFQFEKVIHMDNIDLSIEKEIILKTKELALTTPLNSYVRQSHTQILQAKLQGDKIQSNSSSGPTENECSSPYCSQATNTLSNNTYSSQNTSQAVTQNYASILHPTSQNSTKLNTDARLSSLQKVHLNTMSEDHLYNNEDLILQNGRELEVQKLKPKEEKPIILPQFLSLLDDHQQTYQSKWKEKQPKEAPLLFSLKNKQQINLSLFQCGRQIGSQSFSSLLKDKGDWSCLQSDRTDDQPIKVSLTDGLQTDLQDGQLTKTSPLLEDETFTGLLHVKHEWEPHYKGQLFNSQSSIGEGQQTNKSFLPTSQMNATIEGCNFLADWEIQVRMDE